One region of uncultured Methanolobus sp. genomic DNA includes:
- a CDS encoding winged helix-turn-helix domain-containing protein has translation MGLKSKKTKLFQKRSRLEIIRDILQVIREYNNAIGPTKIQRLSNLSFQMFEEYVEELENKDLICIRLQNNNRKIYSVTDKGRALLDKCEDFESFLDDLGL, from the coding sequence ATGGGATTAAAATCTAAAAAAACAAAACTATTTCAGAAAAGGAGCCGGCTGGAAATAATAAGGGATATACTTCAGGTTATCCGCGAATATAACAATGCAATAGGTCCGACAAAAATACAGCGCCTTTCAAATCTTTCATTCCAGATGTTTGAGGAATACGTGGAAGAGCTGGAAAATAAAGACCTCATCTGCATCAGGCTACAAAACAATAATAGAAAAATATACTCTGTAACAGATAAGGGAAGAGCTCTTCTTGATAAGTGTGAGGATTTTGAATCTTTTCTTGATGATCTGGGTTTGTAA